From Candidatus Omnitrophota bacterium, the proteins below share one genomic window:
- a CDS encoding DUF3971 domain-containing protein, which translates to MPIFKKEVVITSIKLNSPQVVVERLADSSINIVELFFKKPFALMGGKFNLIISRIVVDGGDITFKDRTFEEPFIKNIKNANIDIKFSPHKVNFNSDFEIPSKMAMLVKSSGEYNILKKELSVRIEAKDFYPREFIKYCDEKRFKIPDGRIDALTALDYKDNILNVDTGISGSDMKFSEGKIEASLNAVINAKIKYDLISKELIYTGTADIKNLALYNLDVLDKIYDIRGNASFSDKVFNFDNITATILGLPVKARAGIADVQKPVLRIDITSEAKLETLGGILKNKFNIDMPLEMKGSGTLDLTLQYKNITDEQTALNGSLTVDKAIFKSEYGKLPLEDVTGKFSFTQNQLNFKSVRLSYDNINYEASGTVTNFQKPGVQLDLSSDSLFVKTIFSVSDKTITLSELIGHYDDYRFSVQGLIDTADPKDPRADLNGSLIFELAQEKEPYKSFKDKFKDLRLSGEIRADFKLNGSLNDIGRSMIDAQIKCGRLSVNSFKLDNLILDIAQRNSIANIKHIRASLYGGVFEGSGLVDFASKDTPYQVLGDIKDIRIEELKRDTAFKDEDVSGTIQTHFGVKGFSNDFSRLTGWGKLSISKGKLWQLNLLRGIGTLLFRSDFGSVLFEDGSCNFFIKEKSFFINDLVMKSSLLNLYGAVKISFDKSVAASLKAEFTDEGIDASRASDIAGAIERYSIIEVKGTLGAPQYKLRPDLSNVIADIADTYFSQ; encoded by the coding sequence ATGCCGATTTTTAAGAAAGAAGTCGTAATTACCTCCATAAAGCTTAATTCACCGCAAGTCGTTGTAGAGCGGCTTGCCGATAGCTCCATTAACATAGTGGAGTTATTCTTTAAAAAACCCTTTGCGTTGATGGGTGGGAAGTTTAACCTGATTATATCGAGGATAGTCGTAGACGGCGGCGACATAACATTTAAAGACAGGACATTTGAAGAGCCGTTTATCAAAAATATAAAGAACGCGAATATAGATATAAAATTTTCTCCCCATAAAGTGAATTTTAATTCAGATTTTGAAATACCTTCGAAAATGGCGATGCTTGTAAAATCTTCCGGTGAATATAATATCCTGAAAAAAGAATTATCGGTGCGTATTGAGGCAAAGGATTTTTATCCGAGGGAGTTTATAAAATATTGCGATGAAAAACGGTTCAAGATCCCGGATGGCAGGATCGATGCGCTCACCGCGTTGGATTACAAGGACAATATTCTTAACGTCGATACCGGTATATCCGGATCGGATATGAAATTCTCCGAAGGCAAGATCGAAGCAAGTTTGAACGCGGTGATAAACGCAAAGATAAAGTATGATCTGATAAGTAAAGAGCTCATATATACCGGCACCGCCGATATTAAAAATCTTGCCTTATACAATCTCGACGTACTGGATAAGATATATGATATAAGGGGCAATGCCTCCTTTAGCGACAAGGTATTCAATTTTGACAATATTACGGCAACCATACTGGGCCTGCCCGTCAAGGCAAGGGCAGGGATAGCGGATGTCCAAAAACCAGTTTTAAGGATCGATATAACTTCCGAGGCAAAGCTGGAGACGCTGGGAGGCATATTAAAAAATAAATTTAATATTGATATGCCGTTAGAAATGAAAGGAAGCGGGACCCTCGATCTTACTCTGCAGTATAAGAACATTACGGACGAACAGACGGCATTAAACGGCTCGCTGACCGTAGATAAAGCGATATTTAAATCAGAATACGGCAAGCTGCCTCTCGAAGACGTAACCGGCAAATTCAGTTTTACACAAAATCAGCTCAATTTTAAAAGCGTCAGGCTTAGTTATGATAATATAAATTATGAGGCATCAGGGACTGTCACAAATTTTCAAAAACCCGGCGTGCAGCTTGATCTAAGCTCAGATTCTCTTTTTGTCAAAACTATTTTTTCTGTTAGCGATAAGACAATAACGCTATCGGAGTTGATTGGGCATTATGACGACTACAGGTTTTCTGTCCAGGGGCTCATCGATACAGCCGACCCTAAAGACCCAAGAGCCGATTTGAACGGCTCGCTTATATTTGAACTTGCCCAGGAGAAAGAGCCATATAAAAGCTTTAAAGATAAATTTAAAGATTTGAGATTATCCGGAGAAATAAGAGCCGATTTTAAGCTAAACGGGAGCCTTAACGACATCGGACGCAGCATGATAGACGCCCAGATCAAGTGCGGCAGATTATCCGTCAACAGTTTTAAGCTGGATAACCTTATTTTGGATATTGCGCAAAGAAACAGCATAGCGAATATAAAGCATATACGAGCCTCGCTTTACGGCGGTGTGTTCGAAGGCAGCGGCCTTGTCGATTTCGCGTCGAAGGACACGCCTTACCAGGTCCTCGGCGATATAAAAGATATCAGGATAGAGGAGCTTAAAAGGGATACCGCGTTCAAAGACGAAGATGTGTCAGGAACCATACAGACACATTTCGGCGTTAAGGGATTTTCCAATGATTTTTCAAGGCTCACCGGCTGGGGAAAATTGAGCATTTCCAAAGGAAAGTTATGGCAGCTTAACCTGCTTCGCGGCATAGGCACGCTTCTGTTTAGAAGCGATTTTGGATCCGTATTATTCGAGGATGGCTCTTGTAATTTTTTTATTAAGGAGAAGAGTTTTTTTATAAACGATCTTGTAATGAAGAGCTCCCTTCTTAATCTGTATGGTGCGGTAAAGATATCTTTTGATAAGTCTGTAGCGGCCTCGTTAAAGGCGGAGTTTACCGATGAGGGGATAGATGCGTCGAGGGCCAGCGATATCGCCGGCGCTATTGAGCGGTATAGCATCATAGAAGTGAAGGGCACATTAGGCGCGCCGCAATATAAGTTAAGACCGGACTTAAGTAACGTGATAGCGGATATTGCGGATACCTATTTTTCACAATGA
- a CDS encoding HD domain-containing protein encodes MKKANSLFGSFRLRITILFILLMFLSGIVSNFLVYDYALKSQMKQLREKLMVVAQMIALNIDTNSLLEIPLNEKGVNTAQYKKIESELMEIRSVSPSIAYIYVLAKTGKECVFKFMIDLRPGRYTSDNPPAKPGEEYNCSLVPEMMRAFTAPSADTKLVKDKWGVFLSGYAPIRDDAGNSIAILGIDMTAADLYNMQKEVNVRAALVLGLGIILSIIVGIFISGTVTKPVKKLIQGTRHISAGELSYRVAAKGSNEIRELAESFNRMASKLSLARKELLGYFYRVVQSLIRLLEAKDPSTKGHSDRVAEYAEKIARKLDMDEDRIELLKEAALLHDIGKVGIQDTLLHKNTALSDEERGELRKHPLIGEEILRPVSPDKEIVNAVKHHHERYDGSGYPDKLKGDQISILAAIVGVADSYDAMTSHRAYMKNHSKEEAIEQLRRNSGTQFNPKVVDAFIDILEKEK; translated from the coding sequence ATGAAGAAAGCAAATTCTCTATTTGGCAGTTTTCGGTTAAGGATAACCATCCTATTTATCCTCCTGATGTTTCTTTCCGGCATAGTGAGCAATTTTCTTGTATATGACTACGCATTAAAATCACAGATGAAGCAGTTGCGCGAAAAATTGATGGTAGTAGCGCAGATGATAGCTCTCAACATAGACACAAACTCACTTCTTGAAATCCCCCTTAATGAAAAAGGCGTTAATACCGCGCAATATAAAAAAATAGAGTCCGAGCTTATGGAGATCCGCAGCGTATCTCCGTCGATAGCGTACATATATGTGCTCGCAAAGACCGGGAAAGAATGTGTATTTAAATTCATGATAGATCTTCGACCCGGCAGATACACGTCAGATAATCCTCCCGCGAAACCCGGTGAAGAATATAATTGCTCGCTTGTTCCGGAAATGATGAGGGCTTTTACCGCTCCTTCAGCGGATACTAAATTGGTAAAGGATAAATGGGGAGTATTTTTGTCCGGCTATGCGCCTATAAGGGATGACGCGGGCAATTCGATAGCAATATTGGGCATAGATATGACAGCCGCTGACTTGTATAACATGCAGAAAGAAGTGAACGTCCGCGCGGCGCTTGTGCTTGGTTTGGGTATAATCCTTTCAATTATCGTGGGAATTTTTATATCGGGCACCGTGACAAAGCCGGTAAAAAAATTGATCCAGGGCACGCGTCATATTTCCGCGGGTGAGCTAAGCTATAGGGTCGCCGCCAAGGGCAGTAATGAGATAAGAGAGCTTGCCGAATCTTTCAACCGCATGGCGTCAAAGCTTTCCTTAGCCAGGAAAGAATTGTTGGGTTATTTTTACCGCGTAGTGCAGTCACTGATAAGGCTTCTCGAGGCAAAAGATCCGTCGACAAAGGGCCACTCGGACAGGGTGGCGGAATATGCTGAAAAGATAGCTCGCAAGCTTGATATGGATGAGGACAGAATAGAGCTTTTGAAAGAAGCGGCGCTATTACATGATATCGGCAAAGTGGGCATACAAGATACACTGCTTCATAAAAATACTGCGCTTTCCGATGAAGAGCGCGGAGAATTGCGTAAGCATCCGCTTATTGGGGAAGAGATACTTAGGCCGGTTTCTCCGGATAAGGAGATAGTTAACGCGGTAAAACATCACCATGAGCGCTATGACGGAAGCGGTTATCCGGATAAACTTAAAGGCGACCAGATAAGCATCTTGGCTGCGATAGTGGGCGTCGCGGATTCATATGACGCGATGACGTCACACAGGGCATATATGAAGAATCACAGCAAGGAAGAAGCGATAGAACAATTACGCCGCAATTCAGGGACGCAATTCAATCCGAAAGTCGTAGACGC